A single genomic interval of Carassius auratus strain Wakin chromosome 30, ASM336829v1, whole genome shotgun sequence harbors:
- the inpp5e gene encoding phosphatidylinositol polyphosphate 5-phosphatase type IV, producing MSGHGDSIVPFNPTELQSGEPVCKADITVLSVDPRTEKSKEDIKKPYEGARLLQDEHNRDAKLSPFQPRPPSLPKPMGLGMGGKNFSFDEKVRGRKLRNSQESLTDPGETGSSTDSLKEDTSSNGPDLASGRPLDLPPMETPSFRIRTDSFSETDSEHSDPNKERLQPSRIILSPLQPTGSYPPLENGAASRSLRTTNRIDRDCLDYSAVGRRGRGPERLQRNLSDSRLLDTMVSDNASVHSMKSAYSILNPIRPRDVRNRSFLEGSVLGNGALLGAEELDRYFPERRLGLYVATWNMHGEKGLPYNLDDLLLPTDTDFAQDVYVIGVQEGCPDRREWEIRLQETLGPYYVMLYAAAHGVLYLTVFVRRDLIWFCSEVEHATVTTRIISQIKTKGAVGIGFTFFGTSFLFITSHFTSGDSKVYERILDYNKIIEALALPRNLPDTNPYRSTTSDVTTRFDEVFWFGDFNFRLNNTRGEVEAILNQVMGADMSPLLQHDQLLKEMKKGSIFKGFQEASIHFPPTYKFDIGCDVYDSTTKQRTPSYTDRILYRNRQADDIKVVKYMSCLSIKTSDHRPVIGMFQVKLRPGRDNIPLGAGQFDRSLYLEGIRRRITRELKKREAAMKNQNNSTVCTIS from the exons ATGAGTGGGCATGGAGACAGCATCGTCCCGTTTAACCCCACAGAACTCCAGTCAGGAGAACCAGTGTGTAAAGCAGATATTACTGTTCTGAGTGTAGACCCGAGGACAGAGAAGAGCAAGGAGGACATCAAGAAGCCATATGAAGGTGCCAGACTACTTCAGGATGAGCATAACAGGGACGCAAAACTTAGTCCATTTCAGCCTCGACCTCCCTCTCTTCCGAAGCCCATGGGATTGGGAATGGGGGGTAAAAACTTCTCATTTGATGAGAAGGTGAGGGGGAGAAAATTGAGGAACAGCCAGGAGAGTCTCACCGACCCAGGCGAGACGGGCTCTTCCACCGATTCGCTTAAGGAAGACACCTCATCAAATGGCCCAGACCTTGCATCCGGACGTCCCCTCGATCTCCCACCCATGGAGACACCGTCATTCAGGATTAGGACCGATAGCTTCTCCGAGACTGACAGTGAGCATAGTGATCCGAATAAAGAGCGTTTGCAACCGTCCAGAATTATTTTGTCCCCACTGCAGCCCACTGGGTCATATCCTCCTCTGGAGAACGGCGCAGCCTCCAGGTCCTTAAGGACGACTAATCGGATTGACAGGGATTGTTTGGATTACAGTGCGGTGGGGAGAAGGGGGCGGGGGCCGGAGAGGCTTCAGAGGAATCTGAGTGATAGCCGGCTGTTGGACACCATGGTGTCAGACAATGCCTCTGTCCATTCCATGAAGTCTGCCTACAGCATTCTGAACCCCATCAGACCCCGCGATGTGAGGAACAG GAGCTTTCTGGAGGGTAGTGTTTTGGGTAACGGTGCCTTGCTGGGGGCAGAGGAGTTAGACCGCTACTTCCCAGAGAGACGGCTCGGTCTCTACGTGGCCACATGGAACATGCATGGAGAGAAG GGGCTTCCATATAACCTAGATGATCTGCTGCTCCCAACCGACACAGACTTCGCACAGGACGTCTATGTTATAGGAGTTCAGGAAGGCTGTCCAGATAG GAGGGAGTGGGAGATCCGTCTGCAGGAAACACTTGGGCCGTATTACGTGATGCTGTACGCAGCGGCCCATGGTGTTCTCTATCTCACTGTGTTTGTCAGGAGAGACCTCATATGGTTCTGTTCAg AGGTGGAACATGCTACAGTTACAACCAGAATTATATCTCAGATTAAGACTAAAGGAGCTGTGGGTATCGGCTTCACTTTCTTTGGAACATCCTTCCTGTTTATCACATCCCATTTCACTT CTGGAGATTCTAAAGTATATGAGAGGATCTTAGATTACAACAAGATCATAGAAGCTTTGGCTCTTCCTAGAAACCTTCCAGATACAAACCCTTACCGCTCCACAACAT CTGATGTCACAACCCGTTTTGATGAAGTCTTCTGGTTTGGAGATTTTAATTTCCGCCTGAATAACACCAGAGGTGAGGTGGAGGCCATTTTGAATCAGGTTATGGGCGCAGATATGAGCCCACTATTACAGCATGACCAGCTGTTGAAAGAGATGAAAAAAG GTTCCATTTTTAAAGGGTTTCAGGAAGCATCTATTCACTTTCCTCCTACATACAAGTTTGACATTGGTTGTGACGTCTATGACTCCACCACAAAGCAGAGAACACCCTCATACACC GACCGGATTCTTTATCGAAACAGACAAGCAGATGACATTAAAGTGGTCAAGTATATGTCTTGCTTGTCCATTAAGACATCAGATCATCGGCCTGTCATCGGCATGTTTCAGGTCAAACTTCGTCCAGGTCGAGATAA CATTCCTTTGGGTGCTGGCCAGTTTGACAGGAGCCTGTACCTAGAAGGAATCCGAAGGAGAATCACCAGGGAGCTGAAAAAGAGAGAGGCAGCCATGAAGAACCAGAATAACAGCACGGTTTGCACTATATCCTGA